A stretch of the Osmerus mordax isolate fOsmMor3 chromosome 12, fOsmMor3.pri, whole genome shotgun sequence genome encodes the following:
- the vgll1 gene encoding transcription cofactor vestigial-like protein 1, with protein MAGNSASPIAVKTEEHSQSVLFTYFHGDIGSMVDEHFTRALSKACKTKESVRKSKKTRKSIKPEPESNSCQWGASKQAWSEVHYTPLSGRLQLSTSKQAIPGVPIALSPPDDAAGPWPLGGLGLPPMTYTHALSPGLGMTGQQYNNSLLNLLHSDRTESLNMASGSKPSVLPSWTHPGFRDPMDPTGNLDPGLEKRDLYWY; from the exons ATGGCGGGGAATTCTGCTAGCCCCATAGCTGTGAAAACAGAAGAGCACTCGCAAAGCGTCCTCTTCACCTACTTCCATGGTGACATAGGCAGCATGGTGGACGAACACTTTACTCGAGCTCTCAGCAAAGCATGCAAGACCAAAGAATCTGTCAGGAAGAGCAAAAAGACCCGCAAGTCTATCAAACCAG AGCCTGAATCCAATTCCTGTCAATGGGGAGCTTCTAAACAGGCCTGGTCAGAGGTCCATTATACCCCTTTGTCTGGTCGGCTTCAGCTAAGCACCTCCAAGCAGGCTATCCCTGGCGTCCCCATAGCTCTCAGCCCCCCAGACGATGCCGCTGGCCCCTGGCCCTTGGGAGGCCTGGGGCTCCCTCCCATGACCTACACCCATGCTTTGTCCCCAGGTTTAGGCATGACAGGGCAACAATACAACAACTCCCTACTCAACCTCCTCCACAGTGACCGAACAGAGAGTCTGAATATGGCCTCAGGCTCCAAGCCCAGTGTTCTTCCCAGCTGGACTCACCCAGGCTTTAGAGACCCCATGGATCCAACTGGGAACCTGGACCCAG gcCTGGAGAAGAGAGACCTTTACTGGTATTGA